GCCTCCTGGCCCGCCCGGTCGACCGCCTTGCGGGCCGCACCGATCCCCTTCACCATGCCGCGTCCGTGGTCGCCGTCCCCGGCGACCGCGTCGATGCGGCCGAGCTCCTCCTCGTGCTCCCGCAGGAGCGCATCGACCGCCTCGATCGCGGCGCGCGCCGTCTGCGCGGCCTGCCTGGAGGCGCCACTCGCGTCCGGCACGACCGTCGCCTCGTCCTCGGCTGCGTCCACGGCGTCGGCCGGCACGAGCGCCGCGACCGGCGCCGCCACCTTGCGGTACGCGGGCGTGTACGCGTCGGCCCTCCACAGCGCCTCGAGCTCGTCGTCGAGCCACTGCAGGGTGAGCGAGCAGCCGCCCATGTCGAGGCTCGTGACGAGTTCGCCGACCTCGGGCTCGACGACCTCGATCCCGGCGTCCTGCAGGAGCGGGAGCACACGGCCCCAGAGCAGGAAGAGCTCCTCGTACTTGGTGTCGCCGAGACCGTTCAGGATCGGCGCGACCCGGGTGCGGGCGGCGTCCGGGCGGTCCGCGAGCAGCCGCTCGACGAGGAGCGACGCGAGTTCGGTCGCACGGACGAGCGGGACGTCCTCGATGCCCGGCTCGCCGTGGATGCCGAGCCCGAGGCCGAGGTGGCCCTCGGGGACGGTGAAGAGCGGCTCGGTCGCGCCGGGCATCGTGCAGCCGGAGAACGCGACGCCGATGGTGCGGGTCGCCCGGTTGGATGCGGTGCCGATGCGCTCGACCTCGTCGAGGTCGGCTCCGGCGGCCGCCGCGGCACCCATGGCCTTGAAGACCGAGAAGTCACCGGCGATGCCGCGGCGCTTCGACTCCTCGTCGGCGCTGGCGATGTCGTCGGTGACGACCACGATGCGGGTGTCGATGCCCTCGGCGTTCAGCCGCTCGGCCGCGAGCCCGAAGTTCATCGTGTCGCCGGCGTAGTTGCCGAACGACAGCACGACGCCCTTCCCCTGGTCCGCCGCCTTGGCGACCGAGTAGACCTGCGCCGTGGACGGCGAGGTGAAGATGTTGCCGACGACGGCCCCGGTGGCGAACCCCGGCCCGACCACGCCGCAGAACGCGGGGTAGTGGCCGGAACCGCCGCCGACGACGACCGCGACCTGCGGCTCGGCGCCCTCGGTCGGCAGGGCGACGACGCCGCCGTGGACGCCGCGGACCCGGTCGGCGTAGAGGGCGAGCCAGCCCGCGAGCTGGTCCTCGGCGAACTCCTCCGGGTCGTCGTGGATCGTGGTCATGGTGCTTGTCCTTCGCATCGAGTGGGGGTGGTGCACCGGGCGACGGCGGGACGGCCGCCGTCGCCCGGGGTTCAGTGTCCTCGGTCTCCCTGCGGGACCTTGAGGAAGTGGATCATCACGAACGCGCAGGCGTACAGGCCGACGAACGTCCAGGTCACGGCCTGGCCGCCACCGCCCAGCGCGAGCACCGCGGCGACGACGCCCGTGCCGAGGAACGCGGCTCCGCCGGCGGCCGTGGTGTACATCGCCATCGCGGCGCCCTTGTGCTCGGGGGCGAGCGCCGGCATGATCGCGCCCATCGGGACGAAGCCCGCGAGCAGGCAGCCGAACACACAACCGGCGACGACGGAGAGCACGTAGCCCCAGTCGGACCCGGCGGGGACGAGCTGGGGGACGTACCACCAGGCGATGAGCCCGAGCGCGGACCCGACGATGCCGAACCACTTGACGGTGCGCTGCCAGCCGATCTTGTCGCCGACCCAGCCGAACAGGGCGTTCACGAGGATGTTCGTCGCGTAGACGCACACCGTCATGAGCAGCCACCGGCTCTGGCCCCAGCCGCGCTCGTTCGCGATCACCGCCGGGAGGATGACGAACATGCCGAACTCCGGCGCGGTGTTGATCAGACGGACGAGGAAGCCCATCAGGATCTTCGGTCGCGTGGCCGTCAGGCGGATGCCGCTCGTCAGCACGCGCCAGGCGCTCTCGCCCTCCGGCGCGATGCGGGAGAACCCGTTCGGCAGGCGCACCCCGAACAGCAGGATGAGGAACCCGATCACGACGAGGCCGATCGAGGCGATCATCGCGCCGGTCTCACCGACCGTGCCGCCGCCGAACACCGGGATGGCGCCGATCGCGAAGAGCGAGCCGAGCGTGGGCAGACCGCCGGTGAAGGCGACGTAGAACCAGCCGACGGCCGAGCCGTTGCGCTCCACGGGCGTCGTGATGTTCACCCAGACCAGGAACGCGAAGGCGAACAGCGGGTACCCGAAGCCGCGGATCGCGTAGGCGACGGCGGCGAACGGCACGCTGCCGAGTCCGAGGGCGATGAGGAACAGGACCTCGAACACGACCCAGACGGCGAACCCGAGGATCATCACCCGTCGCGGACCGATCAGGTCGGCGAGTGCGCCGGAGACGTAGCTCCCCACCAGGGCGGCGAGGCTGTAGAACGTGACGATCGTCGCGACCGTGGCCTCGGGGGAGCCGAGGACCGCGACCATGTGCGGCGTGATGAAGTTCGACTCGACGCCGTTGCCGGTCATGAAGACCAGGACGGCGAGGAAGCCGAGGGCGAGCGGGCGGGGGATGCCCATCTTGTCGAGCCGGCCCTCGGTGCGGGGCATCGTCGGCGCACCGGTGGCGCGCTGTGTCGTCGTTGACATGCTTGCTGACTCCTGTGGTGGCTGCGGCTCAGGTCTGCAGGGACGGGATGATCGAGACCTTGACGCTCGCGCCCGCGGAGTCGCCGACGAGGTCGAGGGCCTCTTGGAAGCGCTCGAGCGGGAACTGGTGCGTGCAGATCTCCGACATCGGCAGGGTCTCGGCCTCGAGCAGCTTGATCGCCGCCGGCCAGGTGTGCGGGCCGAGGTGGGCACCGCGGACGTCGAGCTCCTTGTCGTCCGAGATGATCGACCAGTCGACGGACACGTTGTCCTTGAAGACCGAGTACTCGACGAACGTGCCGAGCTTGCGGAGCAGGTTGAGGCCCTGCGGGACCGCGGACGGGTGCCCGGTCGCCTCGATGTAGACGTCGGCGCCGTACCCGTCGGTGAGTTCCTTGACCCGGGCGACCGCGTCGTCCTGGGCGATGTTGATCGTGATGTCGGCACCGACCTTGCGGGCGAGTTCGAGCTTGTCCTCGACGACGTCGAGCGCGACGATCCGCAGCGGGTTCTTCTGGCGGGCACCGGCGATCGCGGAGAGCCCGATCGGCCCGGCGCCGGCGATCACCACCGTGTCGCCGAACTTGATGTCGCCCCGCTCGACGGCATGGAACGCGCACGAGAGCGGTTCGGCGAACGCGGCGACCTGCCCGGGGAGGGCGCTCGACACCGGGTGGGTCAGGGCCTTCGCCGGCACCAGGACGTACTCGGCCATCGCGCCGTCGTAGCCCTTGAAGCCGAACATGTCGTGCACGTTGCACATCCAGTACGCGCCCTCGAGGCAGTAGCGGCACTCCCAGCACGGCACGATCTGCTCGCAGGCGATCCGGTCGCCCACGGACACCCCGCGCTTGGCGAGGGTGGCGTCGTCACCGGCGACGATCGTGCCGACGAACTCGTGGCCGGGGATCCGGTCGGTGTCGGCCCAGGCGGGGCGGTTCTCGTCGCCCCAGAACTTCGCGGCGCCGTGGTAGCACTTCAGGTCGCTCGCGCAGATGCCGACGGCGTCGGTGCGGAGCAGGAGTTCGCCGGGTCCGGGGGTCGGCACGGGGCGGGTCTCGAGGCGGTAGTCCTCGGGGCCGTGGACCACGACGGCGCGCATCGTGGTCGGGATCTCGGTGGGCGTCGCGGCCGTGGTGGTCGCGTTCTCGGTCGTCGTCGACATGAGCTGCTCCTTCGTCGGGGTGCTTCGGCGACGACTGTACACCCCGCGGAACGTTTGTCCAGAACACAATTTCTGGTACGGTCGGCGCAACGCAAGGGAGCGAACATGACCACCGACTTCGCCGCAGCCCTCCGACCGGGCCCGGACACGATCGACCTGACGAACGACTTCAGCGGCCGCACGGCGGTGGTCACGGGCGGGGCGTCCGGCATCGGCAACGCGATCGCCGTGGCCCTCGCGTCCCGCGGCGCCCGGGTCGCCGTCGTCGACGTGCGGGCGGACGGCGCAGCAGCCGCCGCGGCAGCGCTGCCGACCCCCGGCGAACCGGCCCACCTCGGCCTCGGCTGCGACGTCACGGACGAGACGTCGGTGGCCCGCGCGGTCGCCGCCGTCACCGGTGCCGCCGGCGGGATCGACGTCCTCGTGAACTGCGCCGGCGTCGCGCTGCTCGCCCCCGCCGAGGACCTCGACCCCGGTGCCTGGGCCACGACCATCGACGTCAACCTCACCGGCACCTACCGGGTCGCCCAGGCCGTCGGGCGCCACATGCTCGCCGCCGGGTACGGCCGGATCGTGAACATCGCCTCGCAGGCAGCGCACGTCGGCATCGACGGCCACGCGGCGTACTGCGCGTCGAAGGCCGGTGTCATCGGGCTCACCCGCGTGCTCGCGCTCGAGTGGGGCGGACGGGGCGTCACCGTCAACACCGTGTCGCCGACGGTCGTGCTGACCGACCTCGGCCGCGGGGCGTGGGCGAACGAGAAGGGCCTGCGCCACCAGGACGAGATCCCCACCGGACGGTTCGCGACACCCGACGAGATCGCCGCCGCCGTCCTGTTCCTCGCCGGGGAGTCGAGCGCCATGGTGAACGGCGCCGACCTCCGCGTGGACGGCGGGTTCACGATCCGCTGACGCGTGCCAGGGCTACGATCGCCCCATGTCCGCCGAGAACCCCGCCGCCGAGGGTGCCCGGACCCGCTTCCCGCTCGACACCGTCTACCAGGCCGCGCGGATGTACTACCTCGAGGACGCCACCCAGGTCGAGATCGCCTCGCGCCTCGGAGTGTCCCGTCCGACGGTCAGCCGGCTCGTCGCCGAGGCGCGGAAGGCCGGCCTGGTCCGGATCGAGGTCGTCGACCCGTTCCAGGACGAGACCGTCGCGCTCGCCGAGCGGCTGCAGGTCGTGCTGGGACTCCGTGCCGTGCACCTCGCCGCGGTGACGCACACCGCCACGCTCGGCGCCGACCTCGCCGCCCCGCTCGCCGCCGCGGTCGAGGGGATGGGGCTCGTGCCGGGCGACGCCGTGCTCATGTCGTCGGGTCGGACGGTGTACGACGTCGCGCACGCCGGCATGCCGCAGCTGCCGGGCGTGCAGCTCGTCCCGACGGTCGGCGGGCAGGCCGACCCGATGCCGTGGTTCCAGACGAACGAGATCACCCGCGCAGCCGCCGAGCACTCCGGCGCGATCCCGGCGTTCCTGTTCGCGCAGGCCCTGCCGTCACCGGCGATGCGGTCCTCGCTCGACGAGGACCCCGCGTTCCAGCACGTCGTCGGCCTGTGGGGTCGGGCGAAGGGCGCCATCCTCGGCATCGGCGCGCCGACCCCGACCCGCGACGCACTCGCGCGCGGCGTCCCGGTCGAGGACGCCGTCTTCGACCAGGCGGCGGGTGACGTCTGCCTCAACTTCTACGCCGCGGACGGCTCGGCGATCGAGTTCCCGGGCAGCGACCGGATGGTGCGCACCTCCCGCGAGGTCCTCTCCGCCGTCCCGCACGCGATCGGCGTCGCGGTCGGTGCCGCGAAGGTGTCGAGCATCGTCGGCGCCGTCCGCGGGCGACTCGTCAACGAGCTGGTCACCGACGCGGCCACGGCGCGCGCCCTGCTGGACGCGCTCGCCTGAGCGGTTCCCACCTGTGGGCCTGGAGGCGCGGTGCGGGCCCGCACCGCGCCTCCAGGCCGTCAGGCGGTACGTCTACTGCGTGCGCCGCACGTCCCACAGGTGGTGCACCGGGTCGTGCGCGGAGTAGGTGGCGAGCGTGGCGACGGTGAACGCGCTGCCGTCCGACCGGAGGCCGGTGCGTCCCAGCTGGTCCTCCCGGACGTCGTCGAATGCACGGGCAGCACGGTGCGCCGCCTCGCCGAGCTCCCGCACGACGGTGGCGGGGTCCTGCTCGCCGTAGCGGTCCTCGACGGCCGTGGCGTCCTGGTCCCAGTTCGGGAAGGTCGGGGCGTCCTCGGTGAGCATGAGCGTCAGCCGCTCCGCCATCTTCCGGTGGACGTCACGCACGTGCGCGGCGTACTCGAGCGGTGACCAGGTGTGGTCGTCGGGGCGGTCGCTCACGTCCGCACGGTCGAGGATCGCCGGCCACGCCGAGGTGTTCGCGTCGATGATCCCCGGGACGTCGCGGATCGTGACCGTGCTGCCGTCGTAGCCGCACTCGGGGCACGCGGACTCGATGACCCACGTCCAGTTCTTCGTCTCGGGTTCGATCGCCATGACTGGATGTTATGGCCTCGTTACGGTCCGCCCCGATCCGCGTGCCCGAGGCGATCGGTGCTGACCCCCGTTCGGGTGACACGCCGGTTCCTGTGAATCACCGGCCAATGACATTTCGGTTGCTCGGTAACGTCGTCCGCTGTTCCCGGGCCGGTACCCGTCGGCCCGCCGATCCTCGAGGAGAGATGCATGGGCTCCGATCCCAGCAGTACCCCCACCCGACCGCACCGACGCCTTCGCGAGAGCGACGTCACCGTGGTCGACAAGAGCATGATGCGCCGTGCCGTGAGCGGCATGGTCGTCGGCAACACCATGGAGTGGTACGACGTCGGCGTCTACGGCTACCTGGCCGTCACGATGGGGAAGGTCTTCCTCCCCACGGCCGAACCCTCGGTCCAGATCCTGTTCAGCCTCGGTGTCTTCGCGGCGACGTACATCGCCCGGCCGCTCGGCGGCATCGTGTTCGGTCGTCTCGGCGACCGCATCGGGCGGCAGAAGGTCCTCGCGACGACGCTCATCATGATGGCGGCGTCCACGTTCCTCATCGGGGCGCTGCCCGCCTACGCCACGATCGGGGTGTTCGCGCCGATCGTCCTCGTCGCGCTGAAGCTCGCGCAGGGCTTCTCGACCGGCGGTGAGTACGCCGGGGCGACGACGTTCGTGACCGAGTACGCGCCGGACCGTCGCCGCGGCTTCTTCGCCAGCATCCTCGACTTCGGCAGCTACCTGGGCTTCGCGCTCGGGGCCACCGTCGTGTCGGTGCTGCAGCTCACCCTGGGCGAGGAGGCGATGACCGCCTACGGCTGGCGCTTCCCGTTCCTCGCCGCCGGGGTGATCGGCGTCGTCGCGATCTACTTCCGCCTGCGCATCGAGGAGTCGCCGGTGTTCCAGGCCACCCAGGCCGCGCAGGAGGCCGCGTCCGAGACCCGTGCCTCGCTGTCCGGGGAGCGCCCGGCGAACGTGTTCGTCATGGTCCGCGACCACTGGCGCCCGATCGTCATCGCCGTGATGCTCGTCGCCGCGTCGAACACTGTCGGGTACGCGCTGACCTCGTACATGCCGACGTACCTCACCGACTCGCTCGGCTACTCGGCGCTCGACGGCACGCTGCTCACCATCCCGGTGCTCGTGCTGCTCGCGGTGATGCTCCCGCTCACGGGCAAGCTGTCCGACAAGCTCGGCCGTCGCGTCGTGATGTGGATCGGTGCCGCGACCACCGTCGTGCTCGTCGTCCCGGCGTTCCTGCTGATCGGGCACGGCGCGCAGTGGTCGACGCTCGCCGGGCTCGGGCTCCTCGCGCTCATGACGGCGCTGTGGGTCTCGAACCAGGCAGCCTCGCTGCCGGCGCTGTTCCCGACGTCGACCCGGTACGGCGGCATGGGGTTCGCGTACAACATCGCGATCGCGGTGTTCGGCGGGACCACGCCCCTCATCGTGCAGGCCCTGCTCACGGCGACGGGCGACGAGCTCGCGCCGGCGTACTTCCTGATGGCGATGAGCGTCGTCGGGGCGATCGGGGTGTTCTGCATGAAGGAGTCCTCGCGACGCCCGCTGCCGGGTTCGATGCCGGCGGTGGAGACCGCCGAGGAAGCTCGCGAGCTCGTCCTCACGCAGGACACGAACCCGAACCTCGACCTGGGGGACCTGCCGTTCGCCGCCGAGGACGCTGCCCGCCGTGCGCGCGAGCGGGAGATGAGCGCGGTGCGCTGACGCGGCCCGCTGACGCGACCACGGACGGGAGGCGCGGTGCGGGTCCGACCCGCGCCGCGCCTCCCGTGCGTGCGTGCGTCTGTGCGCATGGTGCGACGTTCCACCAGTCGATCGACGCGTGTCTCGTCGGAAGATGCGCGCGCACTGACCGAGCGCGCACCCGCACCCGCCGCGGGCGTCACTCGTGCCGGTGCTCCTCCGACGGGTCGAGCGCCGGCCACACCGGGAACGGGTCGGCCCACATGCGCCACACCTCCGGCCCCGCGAGCAGCTCGTCTGACGTGAGGAGCGCCCCGTCCAGCGCCCGCTCGATCGCCGGCACGTCCAACCGCTCGCCGACGAACCAGAGCGCCTGCCCGATCGGCGCGTCCGCGTCCCACGACGGGTTCGCGGTCGGGTCGAGCGCCAGCATCGCCCCGAGGCTCGACCACGACCCGACGTGGTCCGGCCGGGAGGCGAGCCGGAAGAACCCACGGGACCGCAGCACCCGGCCGTTCCGCCCCGCGGCCAGCTCCCGTTCGATCACCGACGCCAGGCGGCCGGGGTGGAACGGCAGCGGCTCCCGGTAGCGCAGCGCGACCAGGCCGTCCCGCGGGTCCCGTCCGACCGAGCCCGAGAGCGCCCGCATCCATCCCGCTCCCTGGGCGAGGACCCGCGCCGCTCCGCCGTTCGACGCGGGCAGGTCGGCCGCGCTCCGGATCGACGAGAGCGCCACGACGACCGCCTGCGGGGCCAACCGGTGGAGCAGCGCGAGCAGACCGCGGCGGCGCTCCAGCGGCACCGGGCCGACCCGGTCGAGGACGATCACCGTGGCGTACTCGACGAGCGACGCCACGCGGTCGGCCGCGACGAACGCGTCGTCGACCTCGGACCAGAGCAGGTGCGCCACGTCGTCGGCGCGCAGCACGCTCACCACGTGGCGGAGCACCCGGTCGTCGCCGGTCTCCGCGCGCGCGGCGTTGGCGAGCATCATCCCCACCGCCCGGGTGTCGGCACCCGGCGGGAGCGTGACGACGAGCCCGTGGTCGGCATCCGGCCCGCAGACCCGGTCGAGGTGCTCGGCGCGGTCGGCGACGGCTCGGACCGCGGCGACGGCGTTCGCGGGCGCGTGCATCCGGTGGCCGGTCGCGAGCCGGACGGCCACGCGGTCGGCGTCGACGTCGTGCAGGGCGGAGACGAGGGTGATGGAGGCGGGACGCATGTCGGCTAATGTACATGATCATCGTTCTCATTAATGAGGACACCGACACAGGAGGTCGCTCGTGAAGGTCCGCAACTCGCTCAAGGCGCTCAAGAAGATCCCGGGGTCGCAGGTGGTCCGCCGCCGCGGCCGTGTCTACGTCATCAACAAGCAGAACCCCCGGTGGAACACCCGGCAGGGGTGACGTCACCGGCGTTCCGTAGGGTGGCTCCATGCGACTGCTGCTCATCCGCCACGGCCAGACCCCAGCGAACGTGAACGGCGTGCTCGACGCCGTCGTCCCCGGACCGGGCCTGACCGAACTCGGGCAGCAGCAGGCCGACGCCCTGCCGGCAGCGCTCGCCGACCGGGGGATCGAGCGGCTGTTCGTCTCGACGATGGTCCGCACGCAGATCACCGCGGCGCCCCTCGCCACGTCGCTCGGCCTCGAGCCGGTGGTGCTGCCGGGCCTCCGCGAGATCGAGGCCGGCGACACCCAGGGCAAGCGCGACCAGGTGTCCGTGCAGACGTACATCTCGACCGTGCACGGCTGGTCGCTCGGGGACCGCACCACCCGGATGCCCGGCGCCGAGAGCGGGACCGAGTTCTTCGCGCGCTACGACGACGCGGTCCGGCAGATCCTCGAGACCGGCGTCGACGTGGCGGCCGCGGTCAGCCACGGAGCGGCCATCCGGACGTGGGCGAGTGCCGCGGCCGACAACACGCCGGACCACTTCGGCACGAAGCGCCACCTCGAGAACACCGGGATCGTCGAGCTCGAGGGGTCGTTCGACGACGGCTGGCGCCTCGTCGACTGGGAGGGCGAGCCCGTCGGCGGCGAGCAGCTCATCGACCGGACGGCGCAGGACCCGACCGGCGAGCGGTTCTGACGCGACCAGCAGACAGACGGGAGGCGCGGTGCCAGCTGGCACCGCGCCTCCCGTCCGTGGTCGGTCGCGTGGACTACGCGAGCTGCGAGGCGGACGTCAGCGGCACGATCACCCGGTGCGCTTCGCGCAGGACGTCGAGCGTCTGCTGGACCTCGTCCGCACGCTCCTCGGGCGTCCAGCCGAGCGACCCGGCGAGCACGTCGGCCAGCTCGTCGAGCAGGTCGATCGTGACGCCGCCCACGAACGCGAGGTTCGTGCGGCGCAGCACCACGTCGACCAGGTGCACGGCCTGCTCGTGCTCCGCGAAGTACGCGACCTCGGCGCGGGTCAGCGCCGGGTCCGACTCGAGGGGCTCGACCGGTCCGTCGACCAGGACGTCGACGACCTCGGCGGCACGGGTGCCGTAGCGCTCGAGCAGCCCCTCGACGACGGATGCGTCGAGACCGTCGCGGTGCGACTTGATCCAGAGGGCGCGCTGGGCGTCCGTGGTCGGGAAGTCCTTGCCGCCGCCGATCGCCATGCCGGTCGTGTCGACCGTCCGGGTGATGCCGAGCTTCGTCGTGACGTCGGTGGAGAGGTGCGCGGCGAGGGCACGGAACGTGGTCCACTTGCCGCCGACGAGCGACAGCACCGTGGTCCCCGGCAGCCCGCCGATCGGGGTGTCCACGATCCGGTAGTCACGCGAGACGAAGCCGGGGGCGGTGTCCTCGTGCCGGGGGAGCGGGCGGATGCCGGAGTAGCTGTAGACGATGTGGTCGCGGGTGAGCGCGATCTGCGGGAAGACGTGCTCCACCAGGCCGAAGAAGTAGTCGATCTCCTCGTCGGTGGTGGTGACGGGCTTCGCCGGGTCGGCGTCGATGTCCGTCGTGCCGATGAGCACCCGGCCCTTGAGCGGGTAGATGAGCACGATGCGGCCGTCGTTGTTCTCGAAGAACAGCTCGCGGCCCTTCGTCGCCTCGAGCAGCTCGGGGTTGTCGACGACGATGTGGGAGCCCTTCGTGCCGCCCATGAACTTCGTCTCGCCGCCGAACGCCTGGTTCGTGAGGTCGGTCCAGGGTCCGGACGCGTTCACGACGACGTCCGCCGTGAAGACGAACTCCTCGCCGGTCTCACGGTCGCGGAGCAGGACGCCACCGTCGCGGGTCCCGGCGGCCTCGACGTAGTTCACCGCACGGGCGGTCGACGCCGAGCCCTCGCCCGTCCCCGCGGCGAGGCCGTCCTTGAGCACGTCGAGCGCCAGGCGCTCCGGCTCGTGCACCGAGGCGTCGTAGTAGGTGCCCGTGTACTTGAGGTCCTTGTTGAGCGCCGGCATGTCCGCGAGCGCGGCCTTCTTCGTGAGGAAGCGGTGCTTCGGGACCGAACCGCCGTCGCGCGAGAAGGAGTCGTAGATCGTCATGCCGATCTTGATGAGCGCGGCACCGCGCTCCTTCGTCGAGCGCTGCTTGTGCGTGAGCATCCGCAGCGGGGCGTTCATGATGCCCGAGAACGTCGAGAAGATCGGCATCGTGGTCTGCAGCGGCTTGACGTAGTGCGGGGCGATGCGGATGAGGCCGTTGCGCTCCTGCACGCTCTCGCGGACGAGGCGGAACTCGCCGTTCTCGAGGTACCGGATGCCGCC
The sequence above is a segment of the Curtobacterium sp. BH-2-1-1 genome. Coding sequences within it:
- a CDS encoding glycerol-3-phosphate dehydrogenase/oxidase, translated to MSKKTQPRNTVNALTERPNAQVLVVGGGINGIATFRDLALQGVDVALVERGDYASGASAASSHMIHGGIRYLENGEFRLVRESVQERNGLIRIAPHYVKPLQTTMPIFSTFSGIMNAPLRMLTHKQRSTKERGAALIKIGMTIYDSFSRDGGSVPKHRFLTKKAALADMPALNKDLKYTGTYYDASVHEPERLALDVLKDGLAAGTGEGSASTARAVNYVEAAGTRDGGVLLRDRETGEEFVFTADVVVNASGPWTDLTNQAFGGETKFMGGTKGSHIVVDNPELLEATKGRELFFENNDGRIVLIYPLKGRVLIGTTDIDADPAKPVTTTDEEIDYFFGLVEHVFPQIALTRDHIVYSYSGIRPLPRHEDTAPGFVSRDYRIVDTPIGGLPGTTVLSLVGGKWTTFRALAAHLSTDVTTKLGITRTVDTTGMAIGGGKDFPTTDAQRALWIKSHRDGLDASVVEGLLERYGTRAAEVVDVLVDGPVEPLESDPALTRAEVAYFAEHEQAVHLVDVVLRRTNLAFVGGVTIDLLDELADVLAGSLGWTPEERADEVQQTLDVLREAHRVIVPLTSASQLA